The DNA segment TCGTGTAATGTTTTCTTCCCTCCGGTGACAGGTGACCCCCggtgtgaggagagagggagtgagagggaaagagagggagctGAAGGGTGTGAGagcagaggcagagagaggttGTGAGTGtacctgctctccctctctctaaacTGCGAGGTGCCAACTTCACAATATTACTCACTCCTGACCtatttaatcctttttttttttctttattttactctttttaaaATAAGTTTAGTTAAGTCAGTTAGTCCTGTCAGTcgtaatttatttaatttacttaaACCTGTCCGTTAAGTTACAAGTTATttccggcagagagagagagagagagagagagacttagttccttttttcttacttaagcAAAATGTTTGCTGTATGATGGATTATTTACagtgaaataagagagaggcgtgagttatctttctctccatttaaaTTCGTAATGccaaaaatgaatgaatgaataacaattataagtaaataaataaatagataaataaaataggctAACATTGGTTTAATCGGCACATGCAAATGATAGTAATAGACTAATTCTTGCTGAGGACACAagcattttatttcatcttctgCCTCTGTGTATCACAGACTGACACCCCGAACACAAGTCTCAGTATAGTCATGAAGAAACGCTAACCAACTAACAAATAAACTACCTACTAACTATGGTAACTAATAAACTATATCTacctaaccaactaactaaTTAAGAAACTAACAAATTAAGAATGatgtaggaaaggaaaaaaaaataaaaatacacagctTATTATCTTACTAACTAGATaaataactaattaactaacatAAATCACGAACAATGCAGGAAGggtaacagaaaataaacaatgatgataaatatgtGGCTTATTAAGTACCTAAGTAAGTAAGCTATCGTACAACACTCCATAAAAACACAGCACTTCCTCCAACAGTtcagaggaagatggaaatgagaaaacacacaaggaaaatgaaaaccaGAAGGAAAATCTGAACACAAGGAGGAacaaagacattatgaaaatattagaggtaaaaacagatgaaatatgaaaagacGAATTAAAAATGACAGCTGCTTTGGTTTCCtcatccaagagagagagagagagagagagagagagagagagagagagcagcattcTGAATTATACCTCACTTCATTTTCCAAAAGCTGTAGTCCTTCCAGTATAAGAACCTAAAAAAtttaaggaaagctgcaagaagccatcagagtATGCATGGCGGTCCTTGTATAAAACACCTTCCTACACCGACCTACAACAACTAAAGGTACCTACAATCTACCTAAAACAACTAAAAGTACCTACAATCTACCTAAAACAACTAAAAGTACCTATAATCTACCTAAAACAACTAAAGGTATCTGTAATCTACCTAAAACAACTAAAAGTACCTATAATCTACCTAAAACAACTAAAAGTATCTATAATCTACCTAAAACAACTAAAAGTACCTAAATCTACCTAAAACAACTAAAAGTACCTAAATCTACCTAAAACAACTAAAAGTACCTATAATCTACCTAAAACAACTAAAGGTATCTATAATCTACCTGAAACAACTAAAAGTATCTATAATCTACCTAAAACAACTAAAAATATCTATAATCTACCTAAAACAACTAAAAGTATCTATAATCTACCTAAAACAACTAAAATTGCCTATAATCTATCTAAAACTGCTGAAAGCCACATAAAAACAACCTAAAACTACTTAAAATTGCCTAAACCTACCTGAAACTTAACTAATCCacctaaaacaacaaaaaaacatacctAAAAAACTAGAACTACCTAAAACTTACCTAGAAATTAACTTAGCCCAACTAAAGCAACAAAAACCTACCTAAAACAACTAGAACTACCTAAAATCTACCCAAACCTTAACTTATATCACTTAAAACAACTAAAACTATTTCAAACCTACCTGTAACTTAACTTAGCCTAACTAAAACAGCCTAAACCTATCTAAAACTGCCTGAAGCTACCTAAAACTGCCTAAAACCAACCTATAACTACCTAAAATAATTAAACCCTacctaaaacaaataaaagttatTTAAAACTACCTAAACCCACCTAAAACAAGAACCAACCTAAAACTACTTAAAAATCAACCTAAACTTACCTAAAACCTATGAAAACTacctaaacctaactaaactaacctcaAACTACTTAAAACTGACCTAAACCCACAAAAAATTACCTAAACCTACCTAAACCAACCTAAAACTGAACCTAAAACCTTTCTAAAACCAGTGATttccacacacacctcttctTGCAGCACCCACAACCCCACTCCACACTCCACTCCCCACTCCACACCCTCAACACTCCACTAGCTGGGCTCTCTCACCCATGAAAGAGACTGCAGTAGTTTATGATAGTTATACCTCACGTCATACTCCATATCATACCAGAAATTAACCGCCACACACCCATGGGACTGCCGCACATGATGATACCACAGGGAAGGCAGGAATAAGGCCTCCCCTGCCCTTACCCGACACTGCACAGGGGAGGCATGCATGTACTGAGGATAGGACACAATATCAGGGGCTACAGGGTCTATGCAAATCCAGGGTACCTCTTCCCCTGGGCTAGGTTCTATGGTGAAGGTCCCTGGGGCAGTCTCCCTGTACGTGGCGGGCTTGTATGCTCTGTAGGGCACCCAGGGAGCGTCTGTTGGGGGCAGGAGTATGAAGTCTTTGTACCCAGATATGACGCAGTATATATTTTCATAGTGATCCTTGTGCactgtaggggagagagagagggagagagagaaagagaaaatgttacTGTGTGTCTCGTATCAATATTCCTCAATAGAAAATCTTACTGTGTGTTTCTTATATCTTTATTCCTCTATACTCAGAAGTGAAATGATCAGATATCTATTGTTTGCATGAAAAGTGTCAGCATTGACTTGAGGCTTTACATAGAATTTAATACTATGTCTGTATATCACATTTGTTTTCATGCTAATAATAGATGACTGGACATTTCACATACACAGTAACAGAGAATATGAGTGAGtttgtgtgggagggagagaaaatgggtgaggttatgtgtgggagagagggaatgggtgAGTGTATgggtgaaagggaaaggaaataggttagattatgtgtgggagggagaggaattttGCAACCCATGCCAGTTTTACTCCCCGAAAATTAAACTACAAACACCAAGAAAACTTTAAGCACCCATTAACTCTTTTGCATATTACCTTTTGAAATTATAACACAAAATTACACAAAACCATTATATTATACTACAATGAGTCCTAAGTAATTaaaagactaaataaataaccttACATGCATTTCCAGCTAGTCCTTTCCCTCTAAGCTCTTCCCACACTCTTTCCTGCTACTTACTTGACGTGACAGCTCTTTCATCCCCCATCCAGAAGTTCACGGCATCAGGACTCTTCCCCAGGGCCTCTGAGAACCAGGGGATCTCAGGGGCAGCATCACTCATGATCTCGGAAAACTCCTCTGTGAAATTTGAGTTTTGTTTCTGAACGTAGAAGATCTGtggggagaaaatgaagggaaagagagtgtAGGTGGTTGGGTAACGAGGACTGTGAAGGTTAGGTAatggagggagataaaagaCGTGATTCTTCATTAAGGATTTAGAATGGGTGTGAAGGGTTGGGTTGTTAGAggagcagataaaaaaaaaaaaaaaatgatgactaAGCAGtgttggttaagttaggtcaggtcaggttaggttaagttggatcAGGTTGGGTCAGCTCAGGTTAGGTCAGcttggattaggttagatttggctagcttgggttatgttaggttaggaaaggttaggatAGATCAGAtcaggttagtcaggttaggttagatttggttaggttagcttgggttaggttaggtcaggttctCACCCCAGGCTGGCTGTCGGGATTCTCCATGATGTCGAGGAACTTGCCAAACTTCATCTGTCGCTCCTCTGGCATGACGAAGTAGCCACCACTGGGAGCATCAGCATAGCCATTGGGTGTTACTGCCACTGacacctccttctctccaagCCTTGCCCTGTGAGTCAGTGACTGCTGTGTGAGTGGCACTGGTTTGGGAATGGAAATCAGGAatagaggtggatgaggaaagaaaataaaagttataacAAAATTTGGAAGTGAAATAATATATGCAGAaatagataaaggaagaaaattggaCTTATACCAGAATTAGGAATGGAAATTAGGTATACAAACGCTGATAAGGAAAAAACAGACTTATACCAAAATTAGGAAtggaacaaaaataatgaaaaaggcCCAAAACTGGTTTAGGAAatcaaaatgaatggaaaaaatacCCAACACTGGTTTAAgacaacaaaattaatgaaaaaaaaaaaactggattagagatacaaaataaattaaagaaaggcaaaaaaaaaacaggagagaaaaatgaatgaaaacaaagaccTGAAACTGGCTTAAAGGAACAGAATTAATACAAAAGGAATGACATTGgattagggaaagaaaaaaaggcctacAGAGGTGCACTAGCTTCTCACAACCATCCCTCTGTACACTAACTGAAAAAtatatgacaataaaaaaagacagctACAAGTAACAATATTCACAGTTAGAGCAGTTTTATATCTTCCGTCAATTTAACACATTCCACTCCTGCTCCCCTTTTAACTACTCTACAATAACTCAAATATATAACAGTAAGCAAGAAGGTCAAAAATTACAGTGTGACCTCAAGCTGACCTCAAGTAATCCGGCGTCCACTTGGTGAGGGCCGGCCAGTGTTGGGTGACCCCTCGCAGGATGACCGGCTTGTTGGCGGCCACCCACTCCCGGTAGAACTCCAGGGGTGAGGGAACAGCATCCAGAACGGGCACTTGGCTATTCAGGTACAGTTCTGGGTGTATGAGAAGTTAGGAAGTAAAATTAGGtggatgagggaagaaaatgtgagTTATATCAAAGGTAGGTAGGGAAATAAGATATGCAGAGgtggataaggaaaaaaaacaatattagaaAGGAATCAGATATACAGAGATAGATAAGGAAAACACAGACTTATACCAAAAtttggaaggaaaataagatacaaagagataaataagggaagaaaatttgacttcatgaagagagaaaaaggaaggcaggaaaggaggaggaggaggaggagaagaagaagaagaagaagaagaagaagaagaagaagaagaagaagaagaagaagaagaagaagaagaagaagaaggaagaagaaaaagagtagtagtagtagtagtagtagtagtgagaaaaaCTTACCTTTGGCTTCTGTGGACAGTTTAAGCAAGGCCTCTTTAATCTTCCCCTCAGGTGGTGGATTGAACAGCTCCTGCTCTCCTGAAGTGAGGTGGATGCCAGTGAACATGTGGGGAGACGTGACACAAGACACAAGAACCACTGTACAAATGTGAGGAAACGTGACAAGAAAGTAAAGACTGATACTGGGGAACCACTGTAAAAATGTGAGATGTGACACGAAGAGAaaggcttaaactataataaaaccagaAAAACATATACTTAACCACATcggtgagaagagaaaaaaaaataaaatttgagTGACATGAAATAAAACACTGATGCCAGGAGAACAGAATTAACACAACACATGACCTAAAAGGGGCCAACTGTGATGTAATTGTTCAGTAACACTAAATAATACTTTTTTCTGAATACATTAGACTTGTAACTGTAAATTTGTAACGTTATTCGCCTGTACCATTAATAGCCTTGTATAACcatcatatatacatatatttacgttatttttatttattttagtttatttacaAATACACTAAAGACCTGTACATACCCTCCCACTAGCACCTTACCTATACCTCTTGAAGCTGCCATGGATAACACACATACGCTCATATATTTATTTGCGTCAGTGCCTATTTTCAGGTAATGCCAGAATGTAATTGAGATCTATAGTCTCACAGCGTATCTTACTCACCTGTGCCACCTGAACAAGCATCCATGGCAGTAATAGGGTGtgtggtgtattggtgtttAAAGGTCTAGCAAAATGTAAACACGTGGGTGCTGCGCTGCCAGACGCCCCACCAGCTGActgactcctcttcctccttcatttatttattattattatttatttatttatttcacctgACGCACTTTGAATCGCCTGTTTTCAATCACGGCCTCACCAGGGACGAGCTCGAAGTTAATCAGAGCTCCCCACTGACTTGggagcattagagagagagagagagagagagagccacttaTTAGGTTGAAAATCTCGGATGATATTGAACTAAAATCAGCGTCTTCATCTCAAGggtaccaacacacacacacacacacacacacattagtatttttatttaattaatttcactGCTAACTGCTTAATTGTGTAGatcacgatatatatatatatatatatatatatatatatatatatatatatatatatatatatatatatatatatatatatatatatatatatatatatatatatatatatatatatatatatatatataggggagttgatgagacgaaaagcctttgattccaccctgtctagaagagcagtatgaatggaacccccacagacatgtgaagcatactccatacatggacggataaggcccttgtacagagttagcagctggggggggtgagaaaaactggcggagacgtctcagaacacctaacttcatagaagctcttttagctagagatgagatgtgaagtttccagttcagattataagtaaaggagagaccgaggatgttcagtgtagaagagggggacagttgagtgtcattgaagaagaggggatagttgtctggaaggttgtgtcgagttgagagagagagagagagagagagagagagagtaataactTTTATCGCCCTTGAAGTCTTTAAATGTGAACAGTAAGAATACTCATGAAAACAACCACTGGCCTTCATGGGCCGCCTGTCACCCTCCAGCAGCAGTGAATGTATAAATGGTAGTAGATATTTTAAGaaatttcaatttttatttgtGGATTATATAAAACTTTTTCCTTGGCGTCCTTAACAGTAGCTAAACATCTTGTGAATATCTAGATGAAAGAAATATTACTTCAACTAATGGTAACGAAAGGTATCCGTTTTATTTTGCACATATTGAATAAccataatatatgtatatataagccAGAGAGTGAGGAGCACAATGATGTAAAGGATAAGATGATACTGGCACATTGCAACGTTATATCTCAACACCAACTGtatgatgcagagagagagagagagagagagagagagagagagagagagagagagagagagagagagagagagagagagagagagagagagagagagagagagagagagagcataatgaataaagaaatgaacaTTTAAACACTACTAAAAAATCTAGGACAATAATTCTCAAACAaggtgaaggaaattaaagatctGGCATTGATACTTCATTTGCAGGTACTGAACAGGCAAATAGAACGGTCATACTTCTCTTTACAGCTATACATCGGCCGACCAGTGTAGGGCCGACCAGAGACTTAATATACACAAGAGCACTGCTTCAGGTACTCAAAAAGACTGTATCGGACTTGTCTTCTGTGGGATATAGGGGTGGAGTCCagggtgtgggggggagggtCACTTCAACTCCCATCTCAGACTCCAATATCCCCCAAATCTGGTATTAACTAATGGCTTAAATGTCTTCAGATTTAACTTTCCACCACACTTTACTGTTTGTCACCATGCCACGTCACAACACACCGGGTTACGTCCTCTTCACTGTGAACTAAATATGGTGGACTCACAATGCTAGTTTCCTGCTTGAGCCCAAATGAGTCTGTGCTGAGGGGGTCTGTCTTGTCCTGTCTGGGTGTCACTCTTGGTTATAAAAGCACTCGGTTATAATGGGAAGGGCAATATTGGAGATGTGTGCATGGAAATCCTGTAGAAGAATGTCTGGGTGGGGAACATGGCAGTCCTGGACACAACTGGTGAGGACTTGagctccagccagccagccagccagccagccagctaaccagccagtcagtcactcaggcCCAGACGGTATTTGCTAGTTGGATTCTGGCCGTGAGAAGCCAAGCTATGATCTGTTATATATGTGCACGTATAGACTTCACTGCTGTCACTTATTCAATGGATTCAAATGTGCCCAGAGCTCttgatggagaagagagaaagagagagagagagaggaaaaaaaaaaaaaaaaaaaaaattgtagtctCAAACACACAATCGTTCTGTCAACTTACTTAACACGACGGATGGCAGGTGTGCCTTGCCACTGGGTCtggacaaacgaacaaacagcATTCCTTGCCCCAGCACACCCACTTGACAAGGTactgacacacatacatacaaaccaACTTAACAAGATATGTACattggagagtgagagagagagagagaaagcagaggaaagaaagaacaataaaccagtgTAAATAATAGTTAAGGCTCTACTTTTTCCTCATCGCTCACAGCCTAAGTCAACTCATCCTGCTGGGGTGCATGTAAAAAAATAGCCTTAAttatttacacatttttttccaagCCAGCGAGATATTTTGTTGAACTTTGGCCTATCGTGTTTATTGGGGAAGGgcgggagagtgggagaggaagagggagcggGAGGCCAGCTATCGAGGAAGGtacaggaggcaggaagggatgaGTGGAGATCTCTTGTGCTAAGATAGCGAGAGTTGGTCTTGCATAAGTTACTGCCACTGCTGTTGTGCAAATGATGTGAAATGCCTGCTGCTTTTAACTTGTCTTGAGGAAGCATAAGAGGAGGTTGGAGGAGGTTAAAAGCTCatgaagtgtgtgtttgtgtgtgtgtagagataATAGCATAAGGGACAACAAAGTGAAGCAAAAGGCAAGCTCACAAAGCATGAAAGGGCAGGAGGgatagaagggagggaaagagaagtacTGTTGGTGAAAGGGTGAGTAAAAGCAGGCAGAGAAACAGCAAGACAGCACAGTGGATAGACAGgtggagaaaaggtgaagatacaagacagaaagagaggaagagtaaaacaGCACTGTGGCAAAAAAGAGATAACAAGataggtgagagagacaggtgaaGACAGCAAgcagagagatgaaggaaggtgagTGAGAAAGGTGGAGATAGACAAGTGTGGAGCCTAGTCAGCAGTGGCGATGGATGTGTTAGTGAGGGCACACAGCTGCTGGAAAATGTTGACCTGCTGGGTGAGAGGCAGGTAGGAGATCACATTCTGGTAGGAGAGGAGGccttccccatcctccttctcctgctgggTCAGTTCTGAGGTCATAAGGCGCAGGCGCAGCACCTCAAACAGCTTGGTCCACTCGTCCTCATCTGCTGGCAGCACGTACTCCGTGGCTTCCTCCCCATGCTGGCCCTCCCCCGCTCCCTCCGCCTCCTGCACCACATAGGTTCCAGGCTCTCCCCCCTCCACCAGCACTGCCTggcctcccccttccccaaaCACTGCCTCCTCTCCAAGCAAgacctcctcctgctgctcctcgtgttgctgctgctgctgctgttgttgctgtgtggCGTGGCCAGCCTGCAGCACAGCGTGTGCGGTGCCAGAGGATGTCACCACTAGGGCTGTCCCATCCACCTCGCCCACCTCCTCCAGTTGAGTCTGGCAGAACTCCTTCATGTACTGGTCCATGGCTACCGAGGCGCCCTCTCCATGTGGgatctcctctatctcctcctcctcgtcctcgtcaccGGCCTCACCTGGGCCCCCCGCGGCGCTGGCCGGCGCGGCGCGGGAGGGGCTGCTGCCAGTACGGAGGCGCTTGCGGTTGCCATTGCGGGAAAGGTAGTTTGAGCGGGAGTGTCGCTCCATGATGCGGTTCATGAGATCCTGTGGATGGTCCCCGTCGGCGTGGGTGTGCTGGGGGTAGTACACCACCTGGGTCTCCCCATCATAGTCCTGCGTGAGGGGGTTGTACTGCACCTTGAGGTGGATGCGGGCGTGGCAGTTGCTGGACCGTTGGATGCGCACGAACCACCGCCTCTTCTTGCTGGGGGAGTCCGTCTCACCCTccccatccttcttctccttggaCTGGTCAATCTGCGGCACCACACACCACGCGTCAGCCATGCACACCACACCCCACACCAGCCACACTCActacacttcacacacacacaactgagcCACTATCAGCCACAGTGTGCTGGCCTCTCCCCAACAGGACACTCAGACACCCTGACAGCAAAGCAAGTGGCCAGATGAACTCAGAGCAGCATATCACCCACAGCAGTCCTACACAGGATCCACACACTGCTCAAACTCATATTGCTGGAGACACTACCAAACAATTTAAAGAGTGTGTGCATCTATTTAGCacagaagagaggatgaaaagatgaCCAAAGAGATTAATGGATGCTGTGAAAGTGGTGAGCATGACAGAGGAAGGGACAGAAGAGGAGCATATTAGACAAAGATGATACACTGTGGTGATCCTTAATGGCAGCAGCTGAAAGTACATATATTTGGCAGTCCTACTCTCTCAACCTTACACACACTTGAGATACAGCTGGTGATTATAAGTCCAGCACGCGATGAAGACTAGatgaatcaaacacacacactagatagagatagatagacagacacacccacTGACactgacactcacacacacactcactgaccTTGGCGGTGTGGAAGCGGTGACACACCATCTGGATGAGCTTCATGTCGTTCTTCTCAATACGGGTTGTGTCGCGGATGTAGCGGACATTGTACTTCTGCTCCTCGCCCGTCAGCCACTTGTAAAATAAGGTGAGGCTGCGGAACGTCTTAAACTCCTTCGGCACCACAATCTTGTGCACCTCCTCCATGTGCTTGAACAGCAGCTTCACCTGGTGGACACAAAGAGCGTGAGCATGCAATGTGGAGGAAAACTGGGGCATGATACCTTACTAAACATGAGACCTTTGGATGTGGATGAAAACAGGGATGTGATGCCTTTGAATGTGGATAAAAATTATGTACTTCTTCACCTTCATGGTCAGAGAGTGAACATGATACCTATGGATGTGGATGAAACTAAGTCCTtgacacaacaacaaaagcattaCACTGAAGACTTTGGATGTGGATGAAAACAAc comes from the Scylla paramamosain isolate STU-SP2022 chromosome 45, ASM3559412v1, whole genome shotgun sequence genome and includes:
- the LOC135094390 gene encoding bifunctional peptidase and (3S)-lysyl hydroxylase Jmjd7-like isoform X2, with the translated sequence MDACSGGTGEQELFNPPPEGKIKEALLKLSTEAKELYLNSQVPVLDAVPSPLEFYREWVAANKPVILRGVTQHWPALTKWTPDYLRARLGEKEVSVAVTPNGYADAPSGGYFVMPEERQMKFGKFLDIMENPDSQPGIFYVQKQNSNFTEEFSEIMSDAAPEIPWFSEALGKSPDAVNFWMGDERAVTSMHKDHYENIYCVISGYKDFILLPPTDAPWVPYRAYKPATYRETAPGTFTIEPSPGEEVPWICIDPVAPDIVSYPQYMHASPVQCRVRAGEALFLPSLWYHHVRQSHGCVAVNFWYDMEYDVRYNYHKLLQSLSWVREPS
- the LOC135094390 gene encoding bifunctional peptidase and (3S)-lysyl hydroxylase Jmjd7-like isoform X1, translating into MDACSGGTVVLVSCVTSPHMFTGIHLTSGEQELFNPPPEGKIKEALLKLSTEAKELYLNSQVPVLDAVPSPLEFYREWVAANKPVILRGVTQHWPALTKWTPDYLRARLGEKEVSVAVTPNGYADAPSGGYFVMPEERQMKFGKFLDIMENPDSQPGIFYVQKQNSNFTEEFSEIMSDAAPEIPWFSEALGKSPDAVNFWMGDERAVTSMHKDHYENIYCVISGYKDFILLPPTDAPWVPYRAYKPATYRETAPGTFTIEPSPGEEVPWICIDPVAPDIVSYPQYMHASPVQCRVRAGEALFLPSLWYHHVRQSHGCVAVNFWYDMEYDVRYNYHKLLQSLSWVREPS